The DNA region TCAATGTTTACTTTTACGTTCTTATTCAAATCAAAAAACTTTTTTGCGCAGTCAGCCATGCGTTCATCCAATTCAACAGCATCCACTTGAAATCCGTTTTCAGAAAGCTTGTTTGCAATACTGCCTCCGCCCAATCCAAGAACCAATGCTTTTTTTTCTTCTGTCTTCTGAATTCCGCCTTCTCCGCAAGGAGTCCTTCGGACTGAATTCTTTGTCTTTTCCGAAATCAAATCCACATATTCAAAAAAACTTTTCTCTCCTTTCTTATAAGTAACAATTGTTTGTGTGCTGCGATTAACGAAAAGGATGCGCTGATAGCCCACCTCATCCCTCACTCCCTTCTCCTGAAGGAGAAGGGACGGGGTTGAGGCAAGAGGATAATCCGCCACGATAATCTGCCCCAACAATCCTTCGCTGGAATATAAAAGCCTCACCCCATCCCTCTCCGAAGGAGAGGGAGAAGCACGAAAAGAAAAAAATACTGCAAAAAGAAAAATGAGCGAGAAAAAATTTTTCGCTGTGATAAGCTTAACAAAAGGAATGATGCCAAGAATAATTCCCATCACAATAGCGGGTTTTGTCAAGCCGAAATTTGGAATGAGATAAAATCCTAAAAGAAAAGTGGAAATGATTCCTCCAAGCGTGGAAATGGCGTACACGGTTCCTGCAAGCCCCCCCGCCCCCCGAAGGGGGGAATCTTGGGTATCCTTTTCCCTCCCTTCGGGAGGTACGGGGTGGGCTATGCATTGCACAATCATTGGCGAAACCATTCCCATAAAAAATACCGGAGGAAACAAAAAGATAAAAGATGAAATCAAAATGGATGCGAGCAAAGAAAACCCTGCCGTGTGAAGCATTATTTCTTTTGCTGTGAGCGGCATCAGTATTAAAAAGATTGCGGAGGCAAGAAGAACAGCATACAGATTTTTTTCATTGTTTTTCTTCTGCGAAAAAACTCCGCCTGCAAAATAACCCATTGCCAAACCTCCCAGCGTAATGCCCAGCACCGATGCCCATACATATAAGGAAGAACCAAAATACGGAGCAAGCATTTTTGCCCCAAGCAACTCAGCCGCCATTACGGAGGCGCCTTCAAGAAAGGAAAGAAAATAGAAAAGGAATAATGGCATAGGGAATAAAGGTATAGGAAAAATGTAATGCCCTAAATCCCTAAAGGGACTTCGGTGTACGACAAAAATCCGCTTTATAAAAATAAATCTTTCGTGGGCTTTCGTGTTTTAGTGTTTTTGTGGCAAAAAACCACTTGCTACTAAGACACAAAGGCACTAAAAATCACAAAACGGAAATTTGTCGTACGCCAAAGGGACTTTGAGTATTTGAGCTACGTTTGCATACTGCGGTTGTCTTCAGGGAAGGAGCATATTCCTCTCTTTAAAACCTGTGAATATCTATCACTAATATTCTTTTTGGTGGTATGAAAAAAGGTTTTACATTCGCGGACTTAATTCAAAAACATGTCTAACCAAAAACAAAAACAATCATGAAAAAATTACTACTTGTCAGTGCAGTATTATTGACAGGAGCATTAATTGTAAATGCTCAGAACGGAAGAACAGTTCTAAAGTCCTCGCCTAACAACAAGGCAGTACTTACCACTAAATTTCTCCCAATAAATGAAACTGTTTTAAAACCCATGGGCGCACCTGCAGTACACAGGAAAAACCCCGGTGTTATGACTCCTACCATTGTAGGCTTTACTTTTTATGATCTTCAATCAAATAGTTCTACTTCCAGAAGAATTATTGCTTTTGGTGACGGCACTATCTCTTTTGACTGGACAATTGCTGATGCAGGCACACCCTATACTAATCGTGGCTCAGGATGGAATTACTGGACAGGCAGCGCGCTTCTTCTTCCTCCCGTAACAACTCGCTTAGAAACTATTAGAACTGGTTTCAGCCAAATTGGTTATTTAGCCAATGGAAGCGAAGTTATCATGGGTCATAAAGGCGCTCCTTACGATTTCCAAATGGGAACCAATACAACCAAAGGTTCTGCAACATGGACATGGGCAAGTGCAGGAGCCACTTTGACTGCATCTGACGTACAAGGATATACTACTGGAGCATCCAATCAAGCTCTTTGGGGAAGAATTGCAACTGGCGGATGGGATGGAAATTCTATTCATCTCGTTGCAAATTATTTTCCTACTGATGCTTGTGTTATGAAAGGCATAATTGCCCCTATGATTTATTCCCGCTCAAGCGATGCCGGGCAATCATGGGATTATCAATCTGTCATGCTTCCCGGCTATGACAGCGTACGCACATTGGGTGGCGATGCTGAAAGTTACTCCATTGATGCTGAATGGAACACCGTTGCAATTGCTCATGGAGGATTAGGCGAAGACGTCACCTTATGGAAATCAACCGATAATGGCGACAACTGGACGAGGACATTGGTTGATTCGTTCCCTTATGCTCCTTCTATTGATTCTGTTGGAGGACCTACGGACACCGCTAATAGCAATGACGGCAGTTTGTCTGTTGTGGTTGG from Bacteroidota bacterium includes:
- a CDS encoding fused MFS/spermidine synthase; the protein is MPLFLFYFLSFLEGASVMAAELLGAKMLAPYFGSSLYVWASVLGITLGGLAMGYFAGGVFSQKKNNEKNLYAVLLASAIFLILMPLTAKEIMLHTAGFSLLASILISSFIFLFPPVFFMGMVSPMIVQCIAHPVPPEGREKDTQDSPLRGAGGLAGTVYAISTLGGIISTFLLGFYLIPNFGLTKPAIVMGIILGIIPFVKLITAKNFFSLIFLFAVFFSFRASPSPSERDGVRLLYSSEGLLGQIIVADYPLASTPSLLLQEKGVRDEVGYQRILFVNRSTQTIVTYKKGEKSFFEYVDLISEKTKNSVRRTPCGEGGIQKTEEKKALVLGLGGGSIANKLSENGFQVDAVELDERMADCAKKFFDLNKNVKVNIDDARHYVRWMMDNGQWLMEQHQPSTINHQPLYSVVVLDAFIGEVNPHHLFTTEFFSEIKSLLSDSGTFFINGNGFWNGEEGKGMRSVCKTLINSGFDVELIPTSEQEDYRNLLFVAKPISNLSQREGSLHLQVPSLGGDLGEAVILTDEKPQLEILNAEANRQWREACMKYFLSGYYSGQDKLLFK
- a CDS encoding T9SS type A sorting domain-containing protein: MKKLLLVSAVLLTGALIVNAQNGRTVLKSSPNNKAVLTTKFLPINETVLKPMGAPAVHRKNPGVMTPTIVGFTFYDLQSNSSTSRRIIAFGDGTISFDWTIADAGTPYTNRGSGWNYWTGSALLLPPVTTRLETIRTGFSQIGYLANGSEVIMGHKGAPYDFQMGTNTTKGSATWTWASAGATLTASDVQGYTTGASNQALWGRIATGGWDGNSIHLVANYFPTDACVMKGIIAPMIYSRSSDAGQSWDYQSVMLPGYDSVRTLGGDAESYSIDAEWNTVAIAHGGLGEDVTLWKSTDNGDNWTRTLVDSFPYAPSIDSVGGPTDTANSNDGSLSVVVGPTGTVHIAYATERVLNDAVIGDGNYSIFPGDVGLVYWNDVAKTQVNVPILLADIDGAANGGNGDGIYNVGAATMTYQPQPAARYGNNALLNKPSISVDGNNVFILFSLPTDADSTADGQNFRDVWIVASQDGGVTWGSAQNITCTVGEEESFPCLAKRVDSYLYVLYQWDTEPGTALTNLDPDGSNEIHFIAINKANVLAGSASCNPNAINTQTTPMFSVAPNFPNPTNGMTYFEITMRQNANVTLEIYNSIGEQVYASESKLSIGKQSLSVNASSLSSGLYFYTIKCGDASVKGKMTVVK